A stretch of the Xiphias gladius isolate SHS-SW01 ecotype Sanya breed wild chromosome 19, ASM1685928v1, whole genome shotgun sequence genome encodes the following:
- the cenph gene encoding centromere protein H, which yields MDPPDNAGNLNHMMDAVALNDCPEPDSSNRQRDTSPRDMLRIKQQMSNQCFEMAVQLQAGKSKRSCSTSEAERDLPAYVKELEKVKMNHFNSTLTLHRMQMWHAIGEKLKQNDLEAEALKAVSDRCMALCSHIKQLQKESGDLQDEITEIQKKRLEMKRLTHEKMKEMEDLMSKKEHPDTEKYKAALEKGRANLEKYKKMAIMTQNVLRGILLACKVNWLDDPKLRDIAMTLEEFPTSD from the exons ATGGACCCACCGGACAACGCGGGGAACCTCAACCACATGATGGATGCTGTGGCACTGAATGATTGCCCTGAACCTGACAGCTCcaacagacagagggacacCTCCCCTAGAGACATGCTGAG aataaaacagcaaatgtccAACCAGTGCTTTGAGATGGCAGTACAGCTCCAAGCAG GAAAAAGTAAGAGATCATGCAGCACATCTGAAGCTGAGAGAGACTT ACCAGCTTATGTCAAGGAGCTGGAAAAAGTCAAGATGAATCATTTTAACAGCACATTGACATTGCACAG AATGCAGATGTGGCATGCCATCGGAGAAAAGCTGAAACAGAATGATTTAGAGGCTGA AGCACTGAAAGCTGTGAGCGATCGCTGTATGGCTCTTTGTTCACATATAAAACAACTTCAGAAA GAGTCAGGAGATCTTCAAGATGAAATtacagaaatacagaagaaaagACTTG AGATGAAACGGCTCACacatgagaaaatgaaagagatggAAGACTTGATGTCCAAGAAAGAGCACCCAGACACagagaagtataaagcagcGTTGGAGAAAGGCCGGGCGAACCtggagaaatataaaaagatgGCCATCATGACACAGAACGTGCTCAGG ggCATCCTATTGGCCTGTAAAGTCAACTGGCTGGATGATCCCAAACTTCGAGACATTGCCATGACGCTGGAGGAGTTTCCTACCTCTGACTAG
- the dimt1l gene encoding probable dimethyladenosine transferase isoform X2, producing METVVLTPVTRFTGIMFNTGIGQHILKNPLVVNGIIEKAALRPTDVVLEVGPGTGNMTVKLLEKAKKVVACELDGRLVAELQKRVQCTPMQTKLQILVGDVLKTDLPFFDICVANLPYQISSPFVFKLLLHRPFFRCAVLMFQREFAMRLVAKPGDKLYCRLSINTQLLARVDHLMKVGKNNFRPPPKVESSVVRIEPKNPPPPVNFQEWDGLVRIAFVRKNKTLSAAFKSGAVEQLLEKNYKIHCSVHNVEVPADFSISQKIESVLQEADFSEKRARSMDIDDFMVLLHAFNSAGIHFS from the exons ATGGAAACTGTAGTTCTCACTCCTGTCACGCGTTTCACAG GGATCATGTTCAACACCGGCATTGGCCAGCACATCCTGAAGAATCCTTTGGTGGTCAACGGTATCATTGAAAAG GCTGCTCTGAGGCCGACAGATGTGGTTCTGGAGGTGGGACCTGGCACTGGTAATATGACCGTTAAACTGCTGGAAAAAGCCAAGAAG GTGGTGGCCTGTGAGCTGGACGGCAGATTGGTGGCTGAACTTCAGAAAAGAGTGCAGTGCAC ACCCATGCAGACCAAACTTCAAATATTAGTTGGAGATgtattaaaaacagatttgcCTTTCTTTGACATCTGTGTGGCTAATTTACCTTACCAG ATTTCATCACCGTTTGTCTTCAAGCTCCTGCTGCACCGACCTTTCTTCAG GTGTGCCGTGTTGATGTTCCAGAGAGAGTTTGCCATGCGACTGGTCGCCAAACCTGGAGACAAACTGTACTGCAGACTCTCCATCAACACACAACTACTGGCTCGTGTAGACCACCTCATGAAG GTAGGGAAAAACAATTTCCGTCCTCCCCCAAAAGTGGAGTCAAGTGTTGTCAGGATAGAACCGAAAAATCCTCCCCCGCCAGTTAACTTCCAG GAGTGGGATGGCCTGGTCAGAATAGCCTttgtaaggaaaaacaaaaccctcaGTGCGGCTTTCAA GTCGGGTGCGGTGGAACAGCTGCTGGAAAAGAACTACAAAATTCACTGCTCTGTACACAATGTG GAAGTCCCGGCAGACTTCAGCATCAGCCAGAAGATTGAGAGTGTTTTGCAGGAGGCGGATTTCAGTGAGAAGAGAGCCAGGTCCATGGACATTGATGACTTCATGGT ACTGCTGCATGCATTCAACTCTGCAGGGATCCACTTTTCTTAA
- the dimt1l gene encoding probable dimethyladenosine transferase isoform X1, translating to MPKVKAEKKSRQHQEVKNQGIMFNTGIGQHILKNPLVVNGIIEKAALRPTDVVLEVGPGTGNMTVKLLEKAKKVVACELDGRLVAELQKRVQCTPMQTKLQILVGDVLKTDLPFFDICVANLPYQISSPFVFKLLLHRPFFRCAVLMFQREFAMRLVAKPGDKLYCRLSINTQLLARVDHLMKVGKNNFRPPPKVESSVVRIEPKNPPPPVNFQEWDGLVRIAFVRKNKTLSAAFKSGAVEQLLEKNYKIHCSVHNVEVPADFSISQKIESVLQEADFSEKRARSMDIDDFMVLLHAFNSAGIHFS from the exons ATGCCGAAGGTTAAGGCGGAGAAGAAAAGCAGGCAGCATCAAGAGGTGAAGAACCAAG GGATCATGTTCAACACCGGCATTGGCCAGCACATCCTGAAGAATCCTTTGGTGGTCAACGGTATCATTGAAAAG GCTGCTCTGAGGCCGACAGATGTGGTTCTGGAGGTGGGACCTGGCACTGGTAATATGACCGTTAAACTGCTGGAAAAAGCCAAGAAG GTGGTGGCCTGTGAGCTGGACGGCAGATTGGTGGCTGAACTTCAGAAAAGAGTGCAGTGCAC ACCCATGCAGACCAAACTTCAAATATTAGTTGGAGATgtattaaaaacagatttgcCTTTCTTTGACATCTGTGTGGCTAATTTACCTTACCAG ATTTCATCACCGTTTGTCTTCAAGCTCCTGCTGCACCGACCTTTCTTCAG GTGTGCCGTGTTGATGTTCCAGAGAGAGTTTGCCATGCGACTGGTCGCCAAACCTGGAGACAAACTGTACTGCAGACTCTCCATCAACACACAACTACTGGCTCGTGTAGACCACCTCATGAAG GTAGGGAAAAACAATTTCCGTCCTCCCCCAAAAGTGGAGTCAAGTGTTGTCAGGATAGAACCGAAAAATCCTCCCCCGCCAGTTAACTTCCAG GAGTGGGATGGCCTGGTCAGAATAGCCTttgtaaggaaaaacaaaaccctcaGTGCGGCTTTCAA GTCGGGTGCGGTGGAACAGCTGCTGGAAAAGAACTACAAAATTCACTGCTCTGTACACAATGTG GAAGTCCCGGCAGACTTCAGCATCAGCCAGAAGATTGAGAGTGTTTTGCAGGAGGCGGATTTCAGTGAGAAGAGAGCCAGGTCCATGGACATTGATGACTTCATGGT ACTGCTGCATGCATTCAACTCTGCAGGGATCCACTTTTCTTAA